The sequence below is a genomic window from Elusimicrobiota bacterium.
AACCTTTGCTTTTAGATGGAGCAAGGACAATTATTTATGGCCCGTTTTTAAATATATATGCATTTTATGCTTATCCGATTTTTTTGGGCATATTATGGCTTTTTTATGATGCCTGGAAAAATTCGCAAAGCAAAAGAGAAAAACTTCAGGGGAAATGGATGTTTTTTGCAAGCCTATTACCCATAACGGGAGGTTTGATAACAAATATTTTTTTACCAAGCATAGGAATAAAAGTTTTGCCGTTGGCAACATCTTTTACAGTCATCATGTCAATGATGATTGTAAATGCGATCACAAAATATAGAATTATGGCAGTAACTCCAAATATTGCCGCAGAAACAATTATCTCAATGCTTCCAAATATAATAATTCTTTTGGGTACGGATCAGAAAATTCTTTATGCAAACAGGAATTTGCTTGATTTGCTCGGATATACAAAAGAAGAACTTTTAGGCCAAAATGTAAAAAAGATATTGCATGAAGATGATAGAGTATTCGGTATTGCGTGGCAGACAATAAATGAAAAAAGAAGTTTTGAAAAATCTAAAATAAAGTTTTTATCTAAAGACCGAAGCTCAATTCCTTTTTATTTCTGCGGAGCGGTAGCCACGGACGGCGATG
It includes:
- a CDS encoding PAS domain-containing protein — its product is MEIKIISLPTFIAFLFNVYVLMLILTQDYRKRISRIFSMLVISCIIWDIFEFALRNTGSPGNGLLFAKITWTGVAFIAPIFLNFALLFPKERKILKNKLIYAFIYLPAFVVIYFTWFSKLFITDTQPLLLDGARTIIYGPFLNIYAFYAYPIFLGILWLFYDAWKNSQSKREKLQGKWMFFASLLPITGGLITNIFLPSIGIKVLPLATSFTVIMSMMIVNAITKYRIMAVTPNIAAETIISMLPNIIILLGTDQKILYANRNLLDLLGYTKEELLGQNVKKILHEDDRVFGIAWQTINEKRSFEKSKIKFLSKDRSSIPFYFCGAVATDGDDVIGFIGIGTVIENGK